TATGGTTATCTCCACTATAAACTGAAACGTTTTCCCACGAAACCAGCTGAACGTCTCGTAttaacaaagaagaagaaaagctaaagtttgttttgtttaacgacaccactagagcacatttctttattaatcatcggctatttgatgtcaaacgtttggtaattttgacatagtcttagagaaaaaactcgctacatttttcaattagtagcaagggatcttttatatgcactatcccacagacaggatagcacataccacagtctttgatatgtataccagacgtggtgcactggctggagcgagaaatagcccaatcgttCCTAgatgaccgcgcatcaagcgagcactttaccattgaaATACATTGCTACAATTTAATCATAGACCCTTGAACAGTTAACTTGGCCTGTTCCACTTTCTCATGGCATTTTGCAATGAGGCTGTTATTGTCTGTTTGATGCCCggaaaataatgtaattaaccaatacATTACACAACATACATACCAATaagtaaaaagaagaagaaaaaaaacatacccAGGAAGTGGTCCACTTTAAACGGTATCATGTCTACGTTccctcagctctgtgttccctcagctaactctaaccctaaccctgaaggAACATAGAACTGAGGAAGTCTAACCATGACCCTGAGGAAACACAGAGCTGAGGGAATATAGAGCTGACCCCATTTGTGCCTTTCAACTACGTCTATGAAACGGAAACTGCCGATCTTGGTGAAGAGTAACCATCATGCTACTCACGGAATATCGTCGAACTCCGTAACCACAGTCGAATGACGATGGGATTCTGCAGCAGGATTTCGGGACTCCACACCTCGAGGTTGCGTTTGACGAGCAGTTGAAGTAGACATTAGACTCCCAGTCCTCATAGCTGGCCGCGCCACAACATGTGAACTGAAATTAAAATGGTGGCGCGTTTACAATGTGCGACTAGTAGTGACTATTGTCGTGTTCAGCAGACTAGACCATAATGTTCAGTTTTACCTTCAGTATTTGGTTGCTTTTCTTTACGCACTTATAAAAATGAGATGTTACTattaaaagtttaataataatttatctaGTGCAACTTGTAGtaacttataatataaaaaataatatatgtattaacacTATATCACGTTTTCTGAAATTGAAATACAAATGCGTTAATTAACATAGtagctaacattattttgtctCTTTGTGAACCACCAAGACAAACGACCAAAACGCATTAGTATTTATTTGGTCTAAAACACACACGTATACAGTTTGAAGCTGAGTTCATGAGATGGATAACACGtcacaaatataataaaagataaaaaggGACATCATAAAAAAGACACCCTATCCTTAAATCCCCTACTCCCGACGAAAGAATTCGTTCTTCGTTCAATCTTGAGATGAACCATTGTCCATTGGCGAATCCAGCAGAGAGTGGAGGGATCACAGTGGTCCCGtgatccccacccccacccacgcccgtttgaagtgcccttttaatattttgtttttgttttatttaaattgattatccacaatatacaacagtAAATtgattatccacaatatacaacagtAAACTGCCCTAAACACGCATCTTAGAGCatctttatttcattcatttctggaaggaaggaaatggtttatttaacgacgcactcaacacattttatttacggttatatggcgtcggacatatggttaaggaccacacagatattgcgagaggaaacccgctgtcgccacttcatgggctactcttttcgattggcagctagggatcttttatatgcaccatcccatagactcATTTCTGGAGAACATGCTCCCTACCCCCTATAGATTTGGATCCTCTAGTGAGCTCGGCTCATTTATTTGCCTTCGATAAACTCAAATACATCCTAccttacaaaatcctggatccgccactgtgaTCCCCTAACTCATCGTCGCAagccaacatacatgtaccattctGCATTTTGTATTCTATATACACGGTATGGTAACCAGGCTTGCGAAGATGCCCCTACCTCTTTTTGCAGAAAGTCGATGACGTCCTTGGTGTCTGCGTTGTTGAAGTAGTTGAAGACGGCCAGCCTCATGTAGTTCATCATCTTGTGCTCCACCGAGTCGAGGAAGACGAAGGCCACGATGCCGACAGCGATCTGCAGCACGAACACCAgcacgatgacgatgatgaacTGAAGGAATATAAAGACGTGCAATGCGCTACACGGTCTTGTGTGTAATTTTAGCAAATGatccaagaaagaaagaaagaaatgttttatttaacgacgcactcaacacattttatttacggttatatggcgtcagacatatggttaaggaccacacagattctgagaggacacccgctgtcgccactacatgggctactctttccgattagcagcaagggatcttttatttgcgcttcccacaggcaggatagcacaaaccatggcctttattgaaccagttatggatcactggtcggtgcaagtggtttacccgttgagccttgcggagcactcactcagggtttggagtcggtatctggattaaaagtcccatgcctcgactgggatccgaacccagtacctactagcctgtagaccgatggcctaaccacgacgccaccgaggccggttcaaatGATCCAAAGTCTACTGAGGGAATGAATTCGAACCCAGTACTCTCTGTGtgaatatgtttgttttgttcaacgacaccattagaacacatcgaatttattaatcatcggctattggatatcaaacatttggtaattttgacaaatagtcttagagaggaaacccgttagatttttttttccattagtagcaagagatctttctatgcatcacagacaagatagtacataccacgaccttttaatataccagtcgtgatgcatttgctgtaacgagaaatagcccaatgggctcaccgatggaGATAGATCacacaccgaccgcgcagcaggcgagcactttacagctggactacgtcccgcccttctgTGTGAAGGTTCAATGATGTACCAATTTGCCTGACGCTCCATAACACAACTCACAGTGTGGTACCCCACCCGTAATCCTAGCAACACCAAAGTCTTTTACTTCTAAGCTGTTcgtataataaaatgtgtcatacAATATAAAAGCTGAAAACGGACTATacatacagggccgtaccctgatcaaaatccggggggaggggggggggggagcactacaaacaaatgaaatactatacaaattaaaccctgagatgtgtatgctattttctagagtaaaaaaaaaggtgagattctcagggggcaaCTGCAtaacctgccccccccccccccctcccggagggtacggccctgacatAGTATAATGTTATAATGTCACTTTACTGTAAATCTAGTGTAACGTAACATTATTAAAGGGCTGTTCCAGTAATAAGCATGTCTTCGGGAATAGGCAACAAACCTCTGTGTTTGTATTCTGTAAATGGTAGCCACTGGTTGCAATAATTTAATTACGGAACAGTCCATACCATAAGAAGAAATGTATACAAACCGTCTTCAAAAGGCAGATATTTTCCCTGAGCGCGCCGACACAGCCAAACACGCTGATTATGAACATGACGATACCAACAGCAATGATCATAAAAGCAGGGTCCGTGATGAGGTTGTCGAAGGCGCCGAGACCTTGTTTTTGCACACGGGCCCAAACGCCGATAGCAATCATAACACCTCCTAGAAACTGGGGGAACAAAAAGATTTATGATtctaaatttctatttaaaaaaaagtaataacaaCAGAGTGATGaacataaaacagcaatataGGCAAACAGCaaattaacttctttttttaaataattaaaacattatgtcGCAATTATATTGTTCTTGATGGTCGTGATAGCTGATTGAGaaaatggtagtagtagtaataataatgaaggTAATGGCGATATCATTTGTGGACAAAAGGATGCAGGGCCTTATTTGGCTCGAAAGAAGTGGTGTGGTAGTACAAAAAAGGATCATAACAATAGTAGGTGGCCATCTTCAGCTAAACAAAACGGGCACTTTTAAGCTAAAaagaacaatttaaaataaattggaGGCAACTGTCCCATCCCCGCTTATTACGGTccaagttttttttctttctctgtgATTTTTTGTAGGCAATTTATTTGTTTAGGGTTTTttattttggtgtgtgtgtgtgtgtgtgtgtgtgtgtttgtgtgtgttgtgttgtttattgTACGTATGTATATGTGAGTGCGTacgcgtgtgtgtatatgtgtgtgtgcttgttttttgtttttatttgtatttcaagATGTGCaatacatgggtttttttttttaagttattttttttttacaattaaacttaccCATACTAAAAAGTTAATGGTGAACAAGCAGTATTTAACCCAGAAATCACATTGCGTGCACCGGTCTGTCCAGGTAGGGGAGACAATTGCAGAATCACTGCGATATTGCACGCTGTCCGACGTTTCAAGAGTAATCTCCCCTGCATTGTCCATCCGACAAATTCATTTACATGTTCTTGTTCATGCTACCTGCAAGgatgtacataatattatggttaaacaacaaaaaacaccaaacagACTAATATAACTGTACAAACATTGTACCAAAATTATATTGAATTAACTAACGTATTACAACATTTAAACATAGTTTagctttaataatataaataagaagaagaagaagaaaataagaaATCAACAAGCCATTTGTTGGTTTTGGTGTCCATGACAAATTTGTATAGTATGTAAGTTAGtgacatttaaattattataaaaattgaaacgcacagtttatttgttataatatcataaaatatattttaaataggcCTAACAATGCCGATCATGGCAATaaacctacaccaaaatgaGTAACAATAACGTGACGTCACATACTTCAAATTTCCTACCCAACCTATAGTTTTATTGTGATGTTGTATAGGCCTATTTGTCAATTCCAACCGTATCCAACATTACACATGGCGCGTCACGGGAAGaaagttaaatttgattttgtattttaaatccGTGTTTTAAATATCGAACCTTTAAACTGATGGTGGGTGGCATACGTGGTTGGTGTTCCATACCTGTTCCAGCTCATCGAGTAGGCTATTATACAGACTaataccccacgactggtacatatcacTGGCGTAGaaagcgtgtgtgtgtgtgtgtgtgtgtgtgtgtgtatgtggggggacaagggggcatgtgccctccacactttgtagcagcatcgatggtttttatatatttttcaagtatttatatacatgtgtatgtgtgtgtgtgtgtgtatgtgtgtgtatgtgtgtgtgtatgtgtgtgtgtgtgtgtttgccccccccccccaatacacacactttttggcacctccCTACGTGCCATATCATAGTAAGATAAACTGCAAACCACAGTCTTGGCAATTCATGTTTCATCTTATTATTAGAACTGTTTTGgtgcaaattgttttaataaacagTCAACCCTGCCTATACttcttttataattaatttgtcaAAATTTAGAGAACATAATTTGTTATAACTCAAGTATCTCTTGGgcgaggaggggggggggggggcatgtgctaggcaccaaatagccgtattgtaaaatgtgttgagaggtcgttaaagaaatattcctttACTTTAAAGGTAGAAAAGGTTTTAACTCAGGAATACATTAGATGATATTAACTCTTCTTGAACATAGAACACGAGAAACTAGTGGATATGATATAAGTATTTACAATCAGAGGGTAATGCTCTTTCTCTGGCTCCCCTACCTTCTTGAAAACTACTGTACtctcaatattatattatatcatatcatatcatatcatatcatatcatatcatatcatatcatatcatatcatatatcatatatcatatcatatcatatcatatcatatcatatgtaGGATTTCCCAAATCTGTGGCCAACCATCTTGTTCCTTTGCAATCTGGAATACAATTGGCTTTTCCAAACACCCCTCTCGGAAGTTTTCCCATACCACCGCGACGCCACTATATAACTCATCAACCTCAAAACGTTTTGTACTCGGCCCCTACTACTTCAAATGATTGCAATGCGTTTTTTGGAATCTCATCATCTTTAACTAATGAGGAAAGAAGTAGGCCTACTCGGGTAAATTTCGCAAACTAgcgaaattaaaaatatatatcatatgcCAGACTGCATCCACATACCTGTTAACTCGTTAACCGGATGTTTTCGTTAAAACACGTCGACGACTGGGTCGCAAGCTGTTGTCCACGCTGAATCATATCGACCGCATCATTTTAATGCATCTCTGCCATTCTCAGTCTGTACGCCCTCTGTTGGCAAACGCAATCTAGGATCAATACATTGATTTCCAGCACCTTAATGCAGCGAGCCATTTTCATTTGTAAAAAATGTGCTGAACAGTTAGACTATAGCCGGCATAGCGACagacatagaaataaatgtatcCGACCTCCCAGGAGAAGCAATCAAAGCAGCAATTAAATACTAAATtggtaaattaatattattaccaaATTAGCCTTTACATGATATAACATTTATGCACTACAACATAACTGTGAGCTGTTTGGAAAGAAAAGTATGAGAAGGGAGGCGTATGTCCCTCACACACAAACCCCCAACTCCACCACCCACACACATTTACTCCGTACGGCTGGATAAGTGAGACCACCCATTGCCCCAAGATTGGATTATCAAAAattgtggtatgttctgtcctgtttgTGTGAAAGTGCACATATAAGAACCGAGtgcggcacctgtgcccatgacaggcgtgcgctaaaacagcttgctctgaatgtgcacgttaaaccctatgacatgacaatGACAGcgtatagcgggtttcctctaagactatatatgtcagatttaccatatgtttgacatccaatagccgatttttttaaataattttttttaaatcagtgtgctctagtattTTATTGTTGGAGTTTGTTATGTGTTTACTGCCAGGCGATTAGTTACTCTGACCTTTGTCCTGTTTTATTCTACATATGGTGTTTATTAGTCTCATACCGgaccaaccggaggggactataagtTTCATATCCGTCcttctgcctgcctgtctgtccgtctgtttgtctgtccattcgtctgtcttctgtctgtccgtccgtccgtctgtcccatatatagttttccggacgttccacaatgcctcaagatagtgatctgaaattttgtatatagctttttcaagtactgttacagatcaagtttgacttccaaGTCGATTTACCCGTTTTTTTGACAGagctatggcccttgaatttaagagatatgaaaatttgtttttgtaaaaaaaaaaaaaaaaaaaaaaataataataataataataataataataatagtaaaaaatcggaattgtgtactgttacagatcaagtttgaatttTTTGGTCCAACTATTTAGAGAAAACCCAACTGCAGTGATATAGGTTACCTCTACCGAATAGCAACAAGGAatttctttcatataccagtcgtggaataTTGCCAGGAACGGGGAAATACCCAATGGATTTACTAATTCCTTTGAAAACCTCTTGTGCAATGCATTCTGCGAGCCAGCAGAAAGACATAAATAACGACTGTCAACCGttcggggcgagacgtagctcagtggtaaagcgatggcttgatgcgcggtcggtttgggatcaatccccatcgatgggcccattgggatatttcttgttccagccagtgcaccacgactggtatatcaaaggccgtggtatgtgttttcctgtctgtgggatggtgcatataaaagatcccttactaatggaaaaatgtaaagggtttcctctctaagactacctgtcagaattaccaaatgtttgacatacaatagccgatgattaataaatcaatgtgctctagtggtgtcgttaaacaaaacaaaaaaatttcttcggcatgttcattatatttgagtgcgagtgcgaataatttttacatgctcatataccactagagtttttgaagtattttttctttctcctttctttttttttggttttaattctgttttaactttatgaattttttttcacattgCAAACAGGTTTGTATGTTAGTCATCAGGCGAGATTTTATTCTGTACATTCATACTCCTGCAAGCTTGTTTTGTtcatcgacaccactagagcacaccggccactggatgtcaaacattttgggaATTTTAACGTGCTCTTGGTGAAAACCCGCtaactttttccattagcagcaaagggtctttttatatgcaccttcccgcagacaggacagcacctaccacggcatttgatggtTGGGACTGGGAAAAAGCAATCAGGGAATGGGTCGGTCCAttgagatggttcgatcctgcgacacaagcagctcaagcgagcgctctaccgacagTTAGATCCCGCCCCTAATACTCACGAATGCAGCCCAAGATTCGATTATTTGGAATTTGGTTTAAATTTTTCTTATTGCTTTTAGCTCATTGTTCTGTTCAGGTTTTGTGTTTGTGCAATGTGCCATTACTGTCGAGCACTGCGCCTAATCTTACGTATTTTGAACGtgtactttaaagggacattccttagtttgctgcaatttttaagatgttatcgactaacagagactttttgacgactgtaattacatataaaatatatttttctgcataaaatattagtggctgtatattaaacgtgtttctgatcgttatgatatttgtactaggttatatttcattttatttcctaaaaaatattttttcgtacgtacgaaattatttaaagacaaaatccagtttggggttcttacaaatattaagacgaccagaaacacattgaatatacagacactgatattctaaacaagaaaatatatttaataatatgtaagtttaatcgtagaaatattttgttagtcggtaacatcttacaatgcagcaaactcgggaatgtccctttataaTCAGTTCAGAATATAAGCGGCAAGTATTGATCGCACAGACGTTAACGCAGACGACATGTTCCTTGTAATAAACAGTTAACGCGTAaggttattaatattatcacaAAGGCATTTATATGCTAACGACCATACCATGGAGGTACAGCTAGAGAGCacagttattaatttgttaGAGGTCTAACAGAATTTCGCAATAGGTTATTGaacagaaaatgttaaaattaacagAGGAGGGTCCATAGGGATCACATGGACCTATCCACTACccctaacaaacaaacaaacaaacaaaagaaacaaaaaagtgcCCCCTTCCTCCCCCAGCAACAATTTCTTTACAGTTTTCATTTCACGCATATCaaaccagggccgtaccctgatcaacatcctggggaggagggggggggggggggggggggcacttctttttataaacaaatgaaacactatacaaattaaaccccgagacgtgtatgctattttctggagtaaaacaagaagaagaaaaagtgaGACTCTCAGGGGAGGGGGGAAACTGTCacctgcctccccccccccccccggaaggTACGGC
This DNA window, taken from Gigantopelta aegis isolate Gae_Host chromosome 4, Gae_host_genome, whole genome shotgun sequence, encodes the following:
- the LOC121371003 gene encoding tetraspanin-33-like, coding for MDNAGEITLETSDSVQYRSDSAIVSPTWTDRCTQCDFWVKYCLFTINFLVWFLGGVMIAIGVWARVQKQGLGAFDNLITDPAFMIIAVGIVMFIISVFGCVGALRENICLLKTFIIVIVLVFVLQIAVGIVAFVFLDSVEHKMMNYMRLAVFNYFNNADTKDVIDFLQKEFTCCGAASYEDWESNVYFNCSSNATSRCGVPKSCCRIPSSFDCGYGVRRYSEKLTEQFIFNTGCIGVLMVIFKDNLVIIGFIAMSVGLLELFSLFLAHNMARHILVERKIF